TTTACTACAACACCCTCTTTAATTAAATCTCCAACAACAACAGGTGTTGGTTTTGCAATATTGTCATCTCCTACAACAATTACAACTGTTGCTTGTGCTGTTTTTAAAATAGCATTTTCAGGAACTACAAAAATATCTCCTAAATCAAGGTTTGAAACTTCAATTTGTCCAAAATTTCCAACAATTAATTCATTATTTGGATTTTCTATTTTTGCTCTTACAAGAAGTGTATCAGTATTTGTATCAATTACAGGAGCAACAAAATCAATAGTTCCATTAAATGATTTATCACCTAATAGTAAATTAATTTTTGCTCTGTTTTCTCTAATTTGACTTATATATTTATTCATATCCTCTTTTGGAAGAGAAAATTCAGCATGAATTGGATTTGTGTTTGTAATAGTTACAAGCGTAGAATTAGTAGCAGTTGTTCCTACTAAATCTCCAATATCTTGTTTTTTGATTCCAGCAATTCCATCTATTGGGCTAGTAACATTTGTGTAGTTATATTGAATTTGTGCTTCATCTAAAGCAGCTTTTGAACTCTCATATTGATAAGTATAATCATCAAATTGTTGAGGACTAATAGATTTTGAAGCTATTAAAGATTTTGCTCTATCAAAATCTTTTTTTGCTTTTATAAAGTTTGCTTTTTTCGAGTTTAAATTTGCCAAATATGTATCAGGTTCAATTTTATAAAGAAGAGTTCCTTTTTTTACAAATTGCCCCTCTGTATAGTTTTTCTCTTTTAAAGTCCCAGATACTCTTGCAATAATATCTACTTGCTCAACAGCTTTCAAAATAGTAGGATAAGTTTTACTTGTAGTAATATCTTTTTTTTCTGCTTTAAATACTTGCACTGGAAGTGCAGGGGCTTCATTTGCATTTAGATTTGTAAATGCTATACTTGCCACAAAAAGTGACATTATTGATTTTTTTATCATCTTATATACTCCTGTAATTTTTCACCACTGTGGTAAATTATTGTTGCTTTTTTTACTTCTAAATCATTTATAGCTTTTTTATGCTGACTTATTGCATCATATTTTTCTGTTAAACTTTGTAAAAATGCAACATTATCTATAAGTCCATTTTCAAATTTTGATTTAATTATTTCATAAGCACTTTGAGCTGCTTTAAGAGTTGCTTCTGTTGATTTAATTTTTGCTTTTGCAATATTATATGACTTTAAAGCTAGTTGTAAATCAACATCAGCTTTATTCTTTTCATACTCAAAATTTGATCTACTAGCTAAATACTCTTTTTGTTTTGATTCATATTGATATTTTGTTTGACCAAAAGAGAATAAATTCCATTTCATATTTGCACTTGCAACATTTTGATGATTATTTATATCTGTATCGTTGATTTTTCTATCGTAATTATTGTCATAATAATTAAATGTATTGTCTAATGTAATTGTTGGGTAATATCCACTTTTTTGTGCTTGTGCAACACTTTGTTTTGATTGAGTACTTAAATCTAAAGCCTGAATATCAAATCTAGGACTTTTTTGTATCAAATTATTAATATCTTCAAGTTTTGAACCATCTGTTATCGATACTTGTGTACCTGTAATGTATTCAAGATTATGTGTAATTGTAATAATATTTAATTCAATTTCTTGAAGCTCAACAATAGCATTTTGAAGTCTTGAAACTATTTTTTGAAGCTCATCTTCTGTTGTAGTTCCTGCTTTATAAAATCTTCCAATTCTATCTTCTTGTGCTGTTAATTGTTCTATCTCTTTTTGTTTTGCATCTT
Above is a genomic segment from Aliarcobacter cryaerophilus containing:
- a CDS encoding efflux RND transporter periplasmic adaptor subunit, producing MIKKSIMSLFVASIAFTNLNANEAPALPVQVFKAEKKDITTSKTYPTILKAVEQVDIIARVSGTLKEKNYTEGQFVKKGTLLYKIEPDTYLANLNSKKANFIKAKKDFDRAKSLIASKSISPQQFDDYTYQYESSKAALDEAQIQYNYTNVTSPIDGIAGIKKQDIGDLVGTTATNSTLVTITNTNPIHAEFSLPKEDMNKYISQIRENRAKINLLLGDKSFNGTIDFVAPVIDTNTDTLLVRAKIENPNNELIVGNFGQIEVSNLDLGDIFVVPENAILKTAQATVVIVVGDDNIAKPTPVVVGDLIKEGVVVKSGLKGGEKIIVSNIAKIRPNTKVQIVDKEK
- a CDS encoding TolC family protein, whose protein sequence is MKKIYFTFLVPIFLYSQNLEELVNLTIENRLVESSKQNLDALKDEYKSVQRGYLPKLDAGASYSINEHEYPNNPKKRANAYGSLNYLLYDGGKKYDIYDGYETNIKSGEKSLDALKNNLSLTVIQYYFDYLSLEAKKDAKQKEIEQLTAQEDRIGRFYKAGTTTEDELQKIVSRLQNAIVELQEIELNIITITHNLEYITGTQVSITDGSKLEDINNLIQKSPRFDIQALDLSTQSKQSVAQAQKSGYYPTITLDNTFNYYDNNYDRKINDTDINNHQNVASANMKWNLFSFGQTKYQYESKQKEYLASRSNFEYEKNKADVDLQLALKSYNIAKAKIKSTEATLKAAQSAYEIIKSKFENGLIDNVAFLQSLTEKYDAISQHKKAINDLEVKKATIIYHSGEKLQEYIR